One window of the Lodderomyces elongisporus chromosome 6, complete sequence genome contains the following:
- the EFG1 gene encoding 18S rRNA maturation protein (BUSCO:EOG09264UKL), which produces MPKTAKKHHRKSNGPIEVSSAIHTGSSAKLKKKIRDIERALKKHEKLPADKKIEYERALKGLQVELQNSQKNLKEKENASKYHMVRFFERKKATRKLKQLRKQFDEMQNTAEPSKKELKKLRKQVKHGEIDLLYVCLFPKAEKYISLYPSQSAEDINDPNVKAGLRKTEAKRLQFRKEVEKLMDEGKLSFTVDDILAGKKVYHEFYKSSTTEKEIDAPAAKEEGENGEEQDDFFE; this is translated from the coding sequence ATGCCGAAAACTGCAAAGAAACATCACAGGAAATCAAATGGTCCCATTGAAGTGTCATCGGCAATCCATACAGGATCATCAGCTAAactcaaaaagaaaatccGGGATATAGAGCGTGCATTGAAAAAACATGAAAAATTACCAGcagataaaaaaattgaatatgAACGAGCATTAAAAGGTTTGCAAGTCGAGTTGCAAAACTCTCAGaaaaacttgaaagaaaaagaaaacgcTTCAAAGTATCATATGGTGAGGTTCTTTGAAAGGAAGAAGGCAACCAGAAAACTTAAGCAACTACGGAAACAATTCGATGAGATGCAAAATACCGCTGAACCATCGAAAAAAGAGTTAAAGAAACTTAGAAAACAAGTGAAACATGGAGAAATTGATTTATTATATGTGTGTTTATTCCCTAAAGCAGAGAAATATATTTCACTATACCCAAGCCAAAGTGCAGAGGACATCAACGATCCTAACGTCAAAGCAGGATTAAGAAAGACCGAGGCAAAGCGACTACAATTTAGAAAAGAAGTGGAGAAGTTGATGGATGAAGGTAAACTACTGTTTACTGTGGATGATATACTCGCAGGAAAGAAAGTATACCATGAATTTTACAAATCAAGCACCACTGAGAAGGAGATTGATGCACCCGCAGCTaaggaagaaggagaaaatggcgaagaacaagatgatttctttgaataa